A window of the Pungitius pungitius chromosome 3, fPunPun2.1, whole genome shotgun sequence genome harbors these coding sequences:
- the LOC119212439 gene encoding cGMP-dependent 3',5'-cyclic phosphodiesterase isoform X4, whose protein sequence is MRDPTPELRQTAWNRERKRGEGEGGTKGRRPTGGRINNDALLRLAAVVDAGSLRVALRDSVRELLPSTECVCVYMLEGYSKLLSEDPPHELPREGKIRSVVDQLRRCQCLGLPTSELPEKYRICLAAPLPAHRRAVVIPLLNQERDTAIAVLLVGCNPLSDQDELHLNVLEKHASVACTRVQALQTSYQRLPLSPSPIQSHNALQHLHVSDQDYCELDRNILQLCGELFDLDAASLQLKVINYLQEQTQSQCCCLLLVSEDNHQLFCQVVGDKVLEEEISFPLMFGRFGQVVEKKKSITLQDISAEERRQLSSMLGCEICSMLCVPVASRATGQVVALACAFNKRGGQRHTEADEHAIQHCFCYTSTVLTSTLAFQKEQKLKVECQALLQVAKNLFTHLDDVSVLLQEIIVEARNLSDAEICSVFLLDRVSHELVAKVFDGGVVSDEEKEFRIPADQGIAGHVATTGQILNIKDAYSHPLFYRGVDDSTGFKTRNILCFPIKDENNEVIGVAELVNKMNGPWFNRFDEDLATAFSIYCGISIAHSLLYKRVHEAQFRSHLANEMMMYHMKVSEEEVTKLLVTGIEPVKEIHPCFAEFTYTPRSLPDDTTPLCILSMFEDMGFINTYKIDMNTLARFCLMVKKGYRDPPYHNWMHAFSVSHFCYLLYKNLGLSNYLEEIEILALFVSCMCHDLDHRGTNNSFQVASQSVLAALYSSEGSVMERHHFAQAIAILNTHGCNIFDKFNRKDYTRMLDLIRDVILATDLAHHLRIFKDLQKMADDGYNRKNRNHRSMLLCLLMTSCDLSDQTKGWKTTRKIAELIYKEFFSQGDLEKAMGNRPSEMMDREKAYIPELQISFMEHIAMPIYKLLSELLPGATELYERVAANREQWTKVSHKFTIRGLPSNNSLDFLDQEYELLQSQGAFGSDDHCLNGCLDDAEGGRGQ, encoded by the exons GATGCTTTGCTGCGGCTGGCAGCGGTTGTTGACGCGGGCTCACTTCGAGTGGCCCTTCGAGACAGCGTACGGGAGCTGCTACCCAGCACG gagtgtgtatgtgtctaCATGCTGGAGGGTTACTCGAAGCTGCTATCTGAAGACCCGCCACATGAACTGCCACGGGAGGGAAAGATCAG gaGCGTCGTGGACCAGCTGAGGCGATGTCAGTGCCTCGGCCTTCCGACGTCCGAACTGCCCGAGAAATACAGAATCTGCCTCGCGGCGCCGTTACCGGCCCACAGAAGAG CTGTTGTCATTCCTCTCTTGAACCAGGAGCGGGACACAGCCATCGCTGTCTTACTC gtggGCTGTAATCCACTATCCGATCAGGATGAACTGCATCTTAACGTGCTGGAGAAACAC GCCTCAGTGGCGTGCACGCGAGTCCAGGCTCTTCAGACGTCCTACCAGAGGCTTCCTCTCAGTCCCTCTCCCATAcagtcccacaatgcactgcagcACCTCCACGTCTCAGACCAGGACTACTGCGAACTGGACCGCAACATTCTGCAACTCTGCG gtGAGCTCTTTGACCTTGATGCAGCCTCTCTCCAGCTCAAAGTCATCAATTAT ctgcaggaacaGACTCAGTCgcagtgttgttgtttgctaCTGGTGTCTGAGGACAACCACCAGCTTTTCTGCCAG GTAGTTGGAGACAAagtcctggaggaggagatcagCTTCCCG CTGATGTTCGGACGCTTTGGTCAGGTTGTCGAGAAGAAGAAGTCGATTACTCTGCAAGACATCAGTGCT GAGGAGCGCAGGCAGCTATCCAGCATGTTGGGCTGTGAGATCTGCTCCATGCTCTGTGTACCAGTGGCCAGCAGGGCCACCGGTCAGGTGGTGGCACTGGCGTGCGCCTTCAACAAGCGGGGCGGGCAGAG acacacagaggcGGATGAGCATGCGATCCAGCACTGTTTCTGCTACACTTCAACGGTCCTCACTTCGACTTTGGCTTTCCAGAAAGAACAGAAACTCAAAGTGGAGTGCCAG GCGCTTTTACAAGTGGCCAAGAACCTCTTCACACATTTGG ATGATGTGTCAGTACTGTTACAGGAAATTATAGTGGAGGCCAGGAACCTCAGTGATGCAGAGAT CTGTTCAGTGTTCCTGCTCGATCGGGTCAGTCACGAGTTGGTGGCGAAGGTGTTTGACGGAGGCGTGGTTAGCGATGAGGAG aaGGAGTTTCGTATTCCAGCAGATCAGGGCATTGCAGGTCACGTGGCGACCACCGGTCAGATCTTGAACATAAAGGATGCCTACTCCCACCCTCTTTTCTACCGCGGGGTGGACGACAGCACCGGCTTCAAGACTCGCAACATCCTCTGCTTCCCCATCAAAGATGAAAACAATG AGGTGATCGGGGTGGCTGAGTTGGTGAATAAAATGAACGGGCCGTGGTTCAACCGTTTCGACGAGGACCTCGCCACGGCCTTCTCCATCTACTGTGGTATCAGCATCGCCCAT TCTCTGCTCTACAAGAGAGTCCATGAAGCTCAGTTCAGGTCCCACCTGGCCAATGAGATGATGATGTACCATATGAAG GTGTCAGAGGAAGAGGTGACAAAGCTGCTGGTAACGGGGATCGAACCCGTGAAGGAGATCCACCCCTGCTTTGCAGAATTCACATACACGCCCCGCTCCCTGCCCGACGACACCACGCCCTTG tgcaTCCTCAGCATGTTTGAAGACATGGGTTTCATCAACACATACAAGATTGACATGAACACTCTCGCCAG GTTCTGTCTGATGGTGAAGAAAGGCTACAGGGACCCTCCCTACCACAACTGGATGCACGCCTTCTCTGTCTCACACTTCTGCTACCTGCTCTACAAAAACCTAGGGCTGTCCAACTACCTCGA GGAAATAGAGATTCTAgctctctttgtctcctgtATGTGCCATGACCTGGACCACCGTGGCACCAACAATTCTTTCCAAGTCGCCTCA CAATCTGTGCTGGCCGCTCTATACAGCTCAGAGGGATCTGTGATGGAG AGACATCACTTTGCCCAGGCCATCGCCATTCTGAACACTCACGGCTGCAACATCTTTGATAAGTTCAACAGGAAG GACTACACTCGCATGCTGGATTTGATCAGAGACGTCATTCTTGCAACAGACCTTGCTCACCACCTTCGCATTTTCAAGGACTTGCAGAAGATGGCCGATG ACGGATACAACCGAAAGAACCGCAACCATCGCTCCATGCTGCTGTGCCTGTtgatgacgtcatgtgacctgtCGGACCAAACCAAGGGCTGGAAAACCACGCGCAAGATCGCC GAGCTGATTTATAAAGAGTTCTTCTCTCAAGGAGATCTG gAAAAAGCCATGGGGAACAGACCCAGTGAGATGATGGACAGAGAGAAAGCGTACATCCCCGAACTGCAGATAAGCTTCATGGAACATATCGCCATGCCCATTTACAA gctcctGTCTGAGCTGTTACCCGGGGCTACTGAGCTGTACGAGAGAGTGGCGGCAAACCGGGAGCAGTGGACCAAAGTGTCTCACAAGTTCACCATCCGTGGGTTGCCCAGCAACAACAGCCTAGACTTCCTGGACCAGGAATATGAGCTGCTGCAGTCCCAGGGTGCTTTCGGGAGCGACGACCACTGCCTCAATGGTTGCCTTGACGatgcagaaggaggaaggggCCAGTGA
- the LOC119212439 gene encoding cGMP-dependent 3',5'-cyclic phosphodiesterase isoform X5 gives MKKGKKEGRRGQQVFLRPEESSALTRRQSTTLSDQLQDALLRLAAVVDAGSLRVALRDSVRELLPSTECVCVYMLEGYSKLLSEDPPHELPREGKIRSVVDQLRRCQCLGLPTSELPEKYRICLAAPLPAHRRAVVIPLLNQERDTAIAVLLVGCNPLSDQDELHLNVLEKHASVACTRVQALQTSYQRLPLSPSPIQSHNALQHLHVSDQDYCELDRNILQLCGELFDLDAASLQLKVINYLQEQTQSQCCCLLLVSEDNHQLFCQVVGDKVLEEEISFPLMFGRFGQVVEKKKSITLQDISAEERRQLSSMLGCEICSMLCVPVASRATGQVVALACAFNKRGGQRHTEADEHAIQHCFCYTSTVLTSTLAFQKEQKLKVECQALLQVAKNLFTHLDDVSVLLQEIIVEARNLSDAEICSVFLLDRVSHELVAKVFDGGVVSDEEKEFRIPADQGIAGHVATTGQILNIKDAYSHPLFYRGVDDSTGFKTRNILCFPIKDENNEVIGVAELVNKMNGPWFNRFDEDLATAFSIYCGISIAHSLLYKRVHEAQFRSHLANEMMMYHMKVSEEEVTKLLVTGIEPVKEIHPCFAEFTYTPRSLPDDTTPLCILSMFEDMGFINTYKIDMNTLARFCLMVKKGYRDPPYHNWMHAFSVSHFCYLLYKNLGLSNYLEEIEILALFVSCMCHDLDHRGTNNSFQVASQSVLAALYSSEGSVMERHHFAQAIAILNTHGCNIFDKFNRKDYTRMLDLIRDVILATDLAHHLRIFKDLQKMADDGYNRKNRNHRSMLLCLLMTSCDLSDQTKGWKTTRKIAELIYKEFFSQGDLEKAMGNRPSEMMDREKAYIPELQISFMEHIAMPIYKLLSELLPGATELYERVAANREQWTKVSHKFTIRGLPSNNSLDFLDQEYELLQSQGAFGSDDHCLNGCLDDAEGGRGQ, from the exons GATGCTTTGCTGCGGCTGGCAGCGGTTGTTGACGCGGGCTCACTTCGAGTGGCCCTTCGAGACAGCGTACGGGAGCTGCTACCCAGCACG gagtgtgtatgtgtctaCATGCTGGAGGGTTACTCGAAGCTGCTATCTGAAGACCCGCCACATGAACTGCCACGGGAGGGAAAGATCAG gaGCGTCGTGGACCAGCTGAGGCGATGTCAGTGCCTCGGCCTTCCGACGTCCGAACTGCCCGAGAAATACAGAATCTGCCTCGCGGCGCCGTTACCGGCCCACAGAAGAG CTGTTGTCATTCCTCTCTTGAACCAGGAGCGGGACACAGCCATCGCTGTCTTACTC gtggGCTGTAATCCACTATCCGATCAGGATGAACTGCATCTTAACGTGCTGGAGAAACAC GCCTCAGTGGCGTGCACGCGAGTCCAGGCTCTTCAGACGTCCTACCAGAGGCTTCCTCTCAGTCCCTCTCCCATAcagtcccacaatgcactgcagcACCTCCACGTCTCAGACCAGGACTACTGCGAACTGGACCGCAACATTCTGCAACTCTGCG gtGAGCTCTTTGACCTTGATGCAGCCTCTCTCCAGCTCAAAGTCATCAATTAT ctgcaggaacaGACTCAGTCgcagtgttgttgtttgctaCTGGTGTCTGAGGACAACCACCAGCTTTTCTGCCAG GTAGTTGGAGACAAagtcctggaggaggagatcagCTTCCCG CTGATGTTCGGACGCTTTGGTCAGGTTGTCGAGAAGAAGAAGTCGATTACTCTGCAAGACATCAGTGCT GAGGAGCGCAGGCAGCTATCCAGCATGTTGGGCTGTGAGATCTGCTCCATGCTCTGTGTACCAGTGGCCAGCAGGGCCACCGGTCAGGTGGTGGCACTGGCGTGCGCCTTCAACAAGCGGGGCGGGCAGAG acacacagaggcGGATGAGCATGCGATCCAGCACTGTTTCTGCTACACTTCAACGGTCCTCACTTCGACTTTGGCTTTCCAGAAAGAACAGAAACTCAAAGTGGAGTGCCAG GCGCTTTTACAAGTGGCCAAGAACCTCTTCACACATTTGG ATGATGTGTCAGTACTGTTACAGGAAATTATAGTGGAGGCCAGGAACCTCAGTGATGCAGAGAT CTGTTCAGTGTTCCTGCTCGATCGGGTCAGTCACGAGTTGGTGGCGAAGGTGTTTGACGGAGGCGTGGTTAGCGATGAGGAG aaGGAGTTTCGTATTCCAGCAGATCAGGGCATTGCAGGTCACGTGGCGACCACCGGTCAGATCTTGAACATAAAGGATGCCTACTCCCACCCTCTTTTCTACCGCGGGGTGGACGACAGCACCGGCTTCAAGACTCGCAACATCCTCTGCTTCCCCATCAAAGATGAAAACAATG AGGTGATCGGGGTGGCTGAGTTGGTGAATAAAATGAACGGGCCGTGGTTCAACCGTTTCGACGAGGACCTCGCCACGGCCTTCTCCATCTACTGTGGTATCAGCATCGCCCAT TCTCTGCTCTACAAGAGAGTCCATGAAGCTCAGTTCAGGTCCCACCTGGCCAATGAGATGATGATGTACCATATGAAG GTGTCAGAGGAAGAGGTGACAAAGCTGCTGGTAACGGGGATCGAACCCGTGAAGGAGATCCACCCCTGCTTTGCAGAATTCACATACACGCCCCGCTCCCTGCCCGACGACACCACGCCCTTG tgcaTCCTCAGCATGTTTGAAGACATGGGTTTCATCAACACATACAAGATTGACATGAACACTCTCGCCAG GTTCTGTCTGATGGTGAAGAAAGGCTACAGGGACCCTCCCTACCACAACTGGATGCACGCCTTCTCTGTCTCACACTTCTGCTACCTGCTCTACAAAAACCTAGGGCTGTCCAACTACCTCGA GGAAATAGAGATTCTAgctctctttgtctcctgtATGTGCCATGACCTGGACCACCGTGGCACCAACAATTCTTTCCAAGTCGCCTCA CAATCTGTGCTGGCCGCTCTATACAGCTCAGAGGGATCTGTGATGGAG AGACATCACTTTGCCCAGGCCATCGCCATTCTGAACACTCACGGCTGCAACATCTTTGATAAGTTCAACAGGAAG GACTACACTCGCATGCTGGATTTGATCAGAGACGTCATTCTTGCAACAGACCTTGCTCACCACCTTCGCATTTTCAAGGACTTGCAGAAGATGGCCGATG ACGGATACAACCGAAAGAACCGCAACCATCGCTCCATGCTGCTGTGCCTGTtgatgacgtcatgtgacctgtCGGACCAAACCAAGGGCTGGAAAACCACGCGCAAGATCGCC GAGCTGATTTATAAAGAGTTCTTCTCTCAAGGAGATCTG gAAAAAGCCATGGGGAACAGACCCAGTGAGATGATGGACAGAGAGAAAGCGTACATCCCCGAACTGCAGATAAGCTTCATGGAACATATCGCCATGCCCATTTACAA gctcctGTCTGAGCTGTTACCCGGGGCTACTGAGCTGTACGAGAGAGTGGCGGCAAACCGGGAGCAGTGGACCAAAGTGTCTCACAAGTTCACCATCCGTGGGTTGCCCAGCAACAACAGCCTAGACTTCCTGGACCAGGAATATGAGCTGCTGCAGTCCCAGGGTGCTTTCGGGAGCGACGACCACTGCCTCAATGGTTGCCTTGACGatgcagaaggaggaaggggCCAGTGA
- the LOC119212439 gene encoding cGMP-dependent 3',5'-cyclic phosphodiesterase isoform X2 → MGQACGHALLCRSQPPSSEIRGQQVFLRPEESSALTRRQSTTLSDQLQDALLRLAAVVDAGSLRVALRDSVRELLPSTECVCVYMLEGYSKLLSEDPPHELPREGKIRSVVDQLRRCQCLGLPTSELPEKYRICLAAPLPAHRRAVVIPLLNQERDTAIAVLLVGCNPLSDQDELHLNVLEKHASVACTRVQALQTSYQRLPLSPSPIQSHNALQHLHVSDQDYCELDRNILQLCGELFDLDAASLQLKVINYLQEQTQSQCCCLLLVSEDNHQLFCQVVGDKVLEEEISFPLMFGRFGQVVEKKKSITLQDISAEERRQLSSMLGCEICSMLCVPVASRATGQVVALACAFNKRGGQRHTEADEHAIQHCFCYTSTVLTSTLAFQKEQKLKVECQALLQVAKNLFTHLDDVSVLLQEIIVEARNLSDAEICSVFLLDRVSHELVAKVFDGGVVSDEEKEFRIPADQGIAGHVATTGQILNIKDAYSHPLFYRGVDDSTGFKTRNILCFPIKDENNEVIGVAELVNKMNGPWFNRFDEDLATAFSIYCGISIAHSLLYKRVHEAQFRSHLANEMMMYHMKVSEEEVTKLLVTGIEPVKEIHPCFAEFTYTPRSLPDDTTPLCILSMFEDMGFINTYKIDMNTLARFCLMVKKGYRDPPYHNWMHAFSVSHFCYLLYKNLGLSNYLEEIEILALFVSCMCHDLDHRGTNNSFQVASQSVLAALYSSEGSVMERHHFAQAIAILNTHGCNIFDKFNRKDYTRMLDLIRDVILATDLAHHLRIFKDLQKMADDGYNRKNRNHRSMLLCLLMTSCDLSDQTKGWKTTRKIAELIYKEFFSQGDLEKAMGNRPSEMMDREKAYIPELQISFMEHIAMPIYKLLSELLPGATELYERVAANREQWTKVSHKFTIRGLPSNNSLDFLDQEYELLQSQGAFGSDDHCLNGCLDDAEGGRGQ, encoded by the exons GATGCTTTGCTGCGGCTGGCAGCGGTTGTTGACGCGGGCTCACTTCGAGTGGCCCTTCGAGACAGCGTACGGGAGCTGCTACCCAGCACG gagtgtgtatgtgtctaCATGCTGGAGGGTTACTCGAAGCTGCTATCTGAAGACCCGCCACATGAACTGCCACGGGAGGGAAAGATCAG gaGCGTCGTGGACCAGCTGAGGCGATGTCAGTGCCTCGGCCTTCCGACGTCCGAACTGCCCGAGAAATACAGAATCTGCCTCGCGGCGCCGTTACCGGCCCACAGAAGAG CTGTTGTCATTCCTCTCTTGAACCAGGAGCGGGACACAGCCATCGCTGTCTTACTC gtggGCTGTAATCCACTATCCGATCAGGATGAACTGCATCTTAACGTGCTGGAGAAACAC GCCTCAGTGGCGTGCACGCGAGTCCAGGCTCTTCAGACGTCCTACCAGAGGCTTCCTCTCAGTCCCTCTCCCATAcagtcccacaatgcactgcagcACCTCCACGTCTCAGACCAGGACTACTGCGAACTGGACCGCAACATTCTGCAACTCTGCG gtGAGCTCTTTGACCTTGATGCAGCCTCTCTCCAGCTCAAAGTCATCAATTAT ctgcaggaacaGACTCAGTCgcagtgttgttgtttgctaCTGGTGTCTGAGGACAACCACCAGCTTTTCTGCCAG GTAGTTGGAGACAAagtcctggaggaggagatcagCTTCCCG CTGATGTTCGGACGCTTTGGTCAGGTTGTCGAGAAGAAGAAGTCGATTACTCTGCAAGACATCAGTGCT GAGGAGCGCAGGCAGCTATCCAGCATGTTGGGCTGTGAGATCTGCTCCATGCTCTGTGTACCAGTGGCCAGCAGGGCCACCGGTCAGGTGGTGGCACTGGCGTGCGCCTTCAACAAGCGGGGCGGGCAGAG acacacagaggcGGATGAGCATGCGATCCAGCACTGTTTCTGCTACACTTCAACGGTCCTCACTTCGACTTTGGCTTTCCAGAAAGAACAGAAACTCAAAGTGGAGTGCCAG GCGCTTTTACAAGTGGCCAAGAACCTCTTCACACATTTGG ATGATGTGTCAGTACTGTTACAGGAAATTATAGTGGAGGCCAGGAACCTCAGTGATGCAGAGAT CTGTTCAGTGTTCCTGCTCGATCGGGTCAGTCACGAGTTGGTGGCGAAGGTGTTTGACGGAGGCGTGGTTAGCGATGAGGAG aaGGAGTTTCGTATTCCAGCAGATCAGGGCATTGCAGGTCACGTGGCGACCACCGGTCAGATCTTGAACATAAAGGATGCCTACTCCCACCCTCTTTTCTACCGCGGGGTGGACGACAGCACCGGCTTCAAGACTCGCAACATCCTCTGCTTCCCCATCAAAGATGAAAACAATG AGGTGATCGGGGTGGCTGAGTTGGTGAATAAAATGAACGGGCCGTGGTTCAACCGTTTCGACGAGGACCTCGCCACGGCCTTCTCCATCTACTGTGGTATCAGCATCGCCCAT TCTCTGCTCTACAAGAGAGTCCATGAAGCTCAGTTCAGGTCCCACCTGGCCAATGAGATGATGATGTACCATATGAAG GTGTCAGAGGAAGAGGTGACAAAGCTGCTGGTAACGGGGATCGAACCCGTGAAGGAGATCCACCCCTGCTTTGCAGAATTCACATACACGCCCCGCTCCCTGCCCGACGACACCACGCCCTTG tgcaTCCTCAGCATGTTTGAAGACATGGGTTTCATCAACACATACAAGATTGACATGAACACTCTCGCCAG GTTCTGTCTGATGGTGAAGAAAGGCTACAGGGACCCTCCCTACCACAACTGGATGCACGCCTTCTCTGTCTCACACTTCTGCTACCTGCTCTACAAAAACCTAGGGCTGTCCAACTACCTCGA GGAAATAGAGATTCTAgctctctttgtctcctgtATGTGCCATGACCTGGACCACCGTGGCACCAACAATTCTTTCCAAGTCGCCTCA CAATCTGTGCTGGCCGCTCTATACAGCTCAGAGGGATCTGTGATGGAG AGACATCACTTTGCCCAGGCCATCGCCATTCTGAACACTCACGGCTGCAACATCTTTGATAAGTTCAACAGGAAG GACTACACTCGCATGCTGGATTTGATCAGAGACGTCATTCTTGCAACAGACCTTGCTCACCACCTTCGCATTTTCAAGGACTTGCAGAAGATGGCCGATG ACGGATACAACCGAAAGAACCGCAACCATCGCTCCATGCTGCTGTGCCTGTtgatgacgtcatgtgacctgtCGGACCAAACCAAGGGCTGGAAAACCACGCGCAAGATCGCC GAGCTGATTTATAAAGAGTTCTTCTCTCAAGGAGATCTG gAAAAAGCCATGGGGAACAGACCCAGTGAGATGATGGACAGAGAGAAAGCGTACATCCCCGAACTGCAGATAAGCTTCATGGAACATATCGCCATGCCCATTTACAA gctcctGTCTGAGCTGTTACCCGGGGCTACTGAGCTGTACGAGAGAGTGGCGGCAAACCGGGAGCAGTGGACCAAAGTGTCTCACAAGTTCACCATCCGTGGGTTGCCCAGCAACAACAGCCTAGACTTCCTGGACCAGGAATATGAGCTGCTGCAGTCCCAGGGTGCTTTCGGGAGCGACGACCACTGCCTCAATGGTTGCCTTGACGatgcagaaggaggaaggggCCAGTGA
- the LOC119212439 gene encoding cGMP-dependent 3',5'-cyclic phosphodiesterase isoform X3 → MTALERKKEKDLRGQQVFLRPEESSALTRRQSTTLSDQLQDALLRLAAVVDAGSLRVALRDSVRELLPSTECVCVYMLEGYSKLLSEDPPHELPREGKIRSVVDQLRRCQCLGLPTSELPEKYRICLAAPLPAHRRAVVIPLLNQERDTAIAVLLVGCNPLSDQDELHLNVLEKHASVACTRVQALQTSYQRLPLSPSPIQSHNALQHLHVSDQDYCELDRNILQLCGELFDLDAASLQLKVINYLQEQTQSQCCCLLLVSEDNHQLFCQVVGDKVLEEEISFPLMFGRFGQVVEKKKSITLQDISAEERRQLSSMLGCEICSMLCVPVASRATGQVVALACAFNKRGGQRHTEADEHAIQHCFCYTSTVLTSTLAFQKEQKLKVECQALLQVAKNLFTHLDDVSVLLQEIIVEARNLSDAEICSVFLLDRVSHELVAKVFDGGVVSDEEKEFRIPADQGIAGHVATTGQILNIKDAYSHPLFYRGVDDSTGFKTRNILCFPIKDENNEVIGVAELVNKMNGPWFNRFDEDLATAFSIYCGISIAHSLLYKRVHEAQFRSHLANEMMMYHMKVSEEEVTKLLVTGIEPVKEIHPCFAEFTYTPRSLPDDTTPLCILSMFEDMGFINTYKIDMNTLARFCLMVKKGYRDPPYHNWMHAFSVSHFCYLLYKNLGLSNYLEEIEILALFVSCMCHDLDHRGTNNSFQVASQSVLAALYSSEGSVMERHHFAQAIAILNTHGCNIFDKFNRKDYTRMLDLIRDVILATDLAHHLRIFKDLQKMADDGYNRKNRNHRSMLLCLLMTSCDLSDQTKGWKTTRKIAELIYKEFFSQGDLEKAMGNRPSEMMDREKAYIPELQISFMEHIAMPIYKLLSELLPGATELYERVAANREQWTKVSHKFTIRGLPSNNSLDFLDQEYELLQSQGAFGSDDHCLNGCLDDAEGGRGQ, encoded by the exons GATGCTTTGCTGCGGCTGGCAGCGGTTGTTGACGCGGGCTCACTTCGAGTGGCCCTTCGAGACAGCGTACGGGAGCTGCTACCCAGCACG gagtgtgtatgtgtctaCATGCTGGAGGGTTACTCGAAGCTGCTATCTGAAGACCCGCCACATGAACTGCCACGGGAGGGAAAGATCAG gaGCGTCGTGGACCAGCTGAGGCGATGTCAGTGCCTCGGCCTTCCGACGTCCGAACTGCCCGAGAAATACAGAATCTGCCTCGCGGCGCCGTTACCGGCCCACAGAAGAG CTGTTGTCATTCCTCTCTTGAACCAGGAGCGGGACACAGCCATCGCTGTCTTACTC gtggGCTGTAATCCACTATCCGATCAGGATGAACTGCATCTTAACGTGCTGGAGAAACAC GCCTCAGTGGCGTGCACGCGAGTCCAGGCTCTTCAGACGTCCTACCAGAGGCTTCCTCTCAGTCCCTCTCCCATAcagtcccacaatgcactgcagcACCTCCACGTCTCAGACCAGGACTACTGCGAACTGGACCGCAACATTCTGCAACTCTGCG gtGAGCTCTTTGACCTTGATGCAGCCTCTCTCCAGCTCAAAGTCATCAATTAT ctgcaggaacaGACTCAGTCgcagtgttgttgtttgctaCTGGTGTCTGAGGACAACCACCAGCTTTTCTGCCAG GTAGTTGGAGACAAagtcctggaggaggagatcagCTTCCCG CTGATGTTCGGACGCTTTGGTCAGGTTGTCGAGAAGAAGAAGTCGATTACTCTGCAAGACATCAGTGCT GAGGAGCGCAGGCAGCTATCCAGCATGTTGGGCTGTGAGATCTGCTCCATGCTCTGTGTACCAGTGGCCAGCAGGGCCACCGGTCAGGTGGTGGCACTGGCGTGCGCCTTCAACAAGCGGGGCGGGCAGAG acacacagaggcGGATGAGCATGCGATCCAGCACTGTTTCTGCTACACTTCAACGGTCCTCACTTCGACTTTGGCTTTCCAGAAAGAACAGAAACTCAAAGTGGAGTGCCAG GCGCTTTTACAAGTGGCCAAGAACCTCTTCACACATTTGG ATGATGTGTCAGTACTGTTACAGGAAATTATAGTGGAGGCCAGGAACCTCAGTGATGCAGAGAT CTGTTCAGTGTTCCTGCTCGATCGGGTCAGTCACGAGTTGGTGGCGAAGGTGTTTGACGGAGGCGTGGTTAGCGATGAGGAG aaGGAGTTTCGTATTCCAGCAGATCAGGGCATTGCAGGTCACGTGGCGACCACCGGTCAGATCTTGAACATAAAGGATGCCTACTCCCACCCTCTTTTCTACCGCGGGGTGGACGACAGCACCGGCTTCAAGACTCGCAACATCCTCTGCTTCCCCATCAAAGATGAAAACAATG AGGTGATCGGGGTGGCTGAGTTGGTGAATAAAATGAACGGGCCGTGGTTCAACCGTTTCGACGAGGACCTCGCCACGGCCTTCTCCATCTACTGTGGTATCAGCATCGCCCAT TCTCTGCTCTACAAGAGAGTCCATGAAGCTCAGTTCAGGTCCCACCTGGCCAATGAGATGATGATGTACCATATGAAG GTGTCAGAGGAAGAGGTGACAAAGCTGCTGGTAACGGGGATCGAACCCGTGAAGGAGATCCACCCCTGCTTTGCAGAATTCACATACACGCCCCGCTCCCTGCCCGACGACACCACGCCCTTG tgcaTCCTCAGCATGTTTGAAGACATGGGTTTCATCAACACATACAAGATTGACATGAACACTCTCGCCAG GTTCTGTCTGATGGTGAAGAAAGGCTACAGGGACCCTCCCTACCACAACTGGATGCACGCCTTCTCTGTCTCACACTTCTGCTACCTGCTCTACAAAAACCTAGGGCTGTCCAACTACCTCGA GGAAATAGAGATTCTAgctctctttgtctcctgtATGTGCCATGACCTGGACCACCGTGGCACCAACAATTCTTTCCAAGTCGCCTCA CAATCTGTGCTGGCCGCTCTATACAGCTCAGAGGGATCTGTGATGGAG AGACATCACTTTGCCCAGGCCATCGCCATTCTGAACACTCACGGCTGCAACATCTTTGATAAGTTCAACAGGAAG GACTACACTCGCATGCTGGATTTGATCAGAGACGTCATTCTTGCAACAGACCTTGCTCACCACCTTCGCATTTTCAAGGACTTGCAGAAGATGGCCGATG ACGGATACAACCGAAAGAACCGCAACCATCGCTCCATGCTGCTGTGCCTGTtgatgacgtcatgtgacctgtCGGACCAAACCAAGGGCTGGAAAACCACGCGCAAGATCGCC GAGCTGATTTATAAAGAGTTCTTCTCTCAAGGAGATCTG gAAAAAGCCATGGGGAACAGACCCAGTGAGATGATGGACAGAGAGAAAGCGTACATCCCCGAACTGCAGATAAGCTTCATGGAACATATCGCCATGCCCATTTACAA gctcctGTCTGAGCTGTTACCCGGGGCTACTGAGCTGTACGAGAGAGTGGCGGCAAACCGGGAGCAGTGGACCAAAGTGTCTCACAAGTTCACCATCCGTGGGTTGCCCAGCAACAACAGCCTAGACTTCCTGGACCAGGAATATGAGCTGCTGCAGTCCCAGGGTGCTTTCGGGAGCGACGACCACTGCCTCAATGGTTGCCTTGACGatgcagaaggaggaaggggCCAGTGA